The Nicotiana tomentosiformis chromosome 2, ASM39032v3, whole genome shotgun sequence genome includes the window TAGTCTGTATAGAATATACATAATGTTTAAGGACTATATAAAAGGAGTATATTATAAGGTTTAGGGAATCCAAGAGTTCTTAATTTGAGGTACTAATTTCGGGGAAGTGCACAGTTAGCCACTAATTAGAAATATCTTTACTCTTTAGCCACGgtttaaaatgtatttactctttagtcagtgcttaataaatttttatccGCCCGGACGAAAATACCCCTGTGCTAGACATGGGTGTTGTGTAAATATAAGGACATAGTacccttaacttcatgaatactgtgtaaatattaaggacaaaatgtcctgtatttgcaccttcccttgttaaactttaggacatcatgtccttaacttcatatgtgtagtgtaaatgttaaggacatggcgtccttaacttgtatttgcatcttctgttgttaaactttaggacctcatgtccttaacttcatatgtgctatgtaaatgttaaggacattgtgtccttaacttcatgtatgcagtgtaaatgttaatgacatagtgtccttaactttatgagtgttgtgtgaatattaaggacatggtgtccttaacttcatgaatgttgtgtaaatattaaagacaaagtgtcttgtatttacaccttccgttgttaaactttaggacatcatgtccttaacttcatatgtgcagtgtaaatgttaaggacatgacgtccttaacttcatgtgtgtggtgtaaatattaaggacaccatgtccttaatatttacacagtactcattaagaaagggtaaaaatattttttcgtattaattttaatatagtaatggctatttttgctcagcattaaaaatattagataaaaactaaataccataTTAAAAAGTGGCTATCACGAGCCATTTCTACACTAATTTCATGAAGAGCAAAACTACTTTAAAACCCTGCTTCTTGAGTAATTCATATAAAAAGTTGCACTACAAGGATGAGCCAAGAATTGTGGGTCGTCTGTTTGGGCTCAATTAAAGCTCAGAAAACTCGGCTTTAGTTGAGCCCAGTTAATCAAACTTTTTTTTGTCTTCCTATCTTTTGAGAAataattatggtatagtatgaccagAAAAAAGAGAAGCATCAATTGAATGGATCCGCAATAGAAATGAAACATCTACATGAAAAGTAAAGAaaggcgattatatcacatgcaTTTTTTGATCCGGCCCTCCCGAGACCCCGCGTATAGttggagcttagtgcaccggactgccttttttttcttttattcttgaATCTAGAACGAGAGGATTGCCCCTTAATTCCTATTTTTAACTCATCGTATGGGGCCAAATGATCTTTTTGCCAAACTCCACtctttaattttgatgattccagccTTCTGTTTCTTTCAATttgcttttaaaataaaatattaacaaCATTACCTCATCTTTAATTTGAACTTTAtgtcaatattaaaaaatacaaTAAAGATCTTTTTAAAAGTACGGGACATAAGTCCAGTGTTCTAAGAAGCCGAAGAAATTTATGCTCTGTCAAAAAAATGAATAGAAAAGAATAATCTTTGTAAGAGTGACTAAAATTGTACTAGAAGTTAAGCACGTATAACCATTATTTAAGAGAAACAGCTTGTGTCAACTAATGCAAAGAGCTACTCTTTCTAATGAACTCTACCATTACTTGTTGTACGATACTTCTATAAATTCTTTATACCATCTACATATATGTAAGTTATCAGTATTAATTTAAGTTAAGCAGACAATAGACATAATAAAGCAGCAAATTAGCTATTGACAACATGACTAATAAATTACTAAATACAAAAACCACTCTTTCATATATGATATACCGGATACAAAAACATATAAACCTTCCTAACAAAATTCCAGAGCCTGCCATTCTTTTCCCCCAAAAATTGCAACTCCGAGCTCAAAATTGGAAGGCCATACTTAGACATGAtgaggaagaaaagaaaaagaaaaaaaaatagtaatgaCACATGAGAAAAATGGATGGTCTAATATCTATTGCTCAGACTCTCCAAAAATATTTGGAGACACGACAACATTTTGGAGTACCTGTCGCAACATAGCCTAATATTGTTAGTTAGGTACTAAAACTTATGATATCAATGATGATGAGTAACTATTCCAAGAAACCAGTTTTTGTTAAAATGGCATTCCTCATTTTGCTAAGGTCCCTTCCCTTAAGAGTCCTTCCAACTCCTTCCATCATAGAAAATGAAGCAACCTGATTTCTTGCTAACCTTCTTGCTATATATTCATGTGGTGGAACCATTCCATCTCCATAATCATCTTCTTCATCTACTTCATTAATATCAACATTTCCATAATAAACTGCACCATCAGAAGAAACCAATGAACCATCTTTTGACACTCTTTTTGATTTCTTGTCATTGATCTTAACAGGAGTAGATGATTTCTGTAGTGGCACAGCAATGGACTCAATAGTACTATTACTACTTTTTTTAACTCTTCTTGAGGATGATGAACATGAAAAATCTGTTTCCTTCATATAAGCCCATACATCTTCTTCTTGAAAGTCACCATCTTTCTGTGTTTTTCCTCTGTTTCTGTTGTTGTTATAGCCACCATACAATTCTTCCATGTGTTTGGTTTTAATTAGATCAATCAAAATTTCAAGAATGAGTAGAGATAAAAAGTTTGAGGCTTTTTTATTTGAAGTACCAAAAGAGCTTGCCAGCGCCTTACAACTATTTATATAGCTAAGagaaagggttgtttggcttctttttttatgaattatttttggttattcAGGGGAATCATTgattaagaaaaagaagaggaTATAAGAGAATGGTATCAGGAATCTTCTTTACCTTAGGTGTAAATAGCTCCAAAAAAAGGGCAGAAGCTTTTTTTCTGAGTTTTCTCTTAATGGCAACCTCCACAAAGAAGATCACAGATTTCAAGGGGCTAAAGTGTTCTGCAGTATCAGAATGGAAAAGACAAGCAACACAGAGATTTATAGATAAATATTACATGAGCTTTGAAACTTTCATCACCCTCAATACTGGAAACTGAAGGCAAAAAAGCTAAAAAGAAAATGATGATTTTCATGAGAGCAGCTCCCAACTCTCAGCCAAAAATGGTTTGAAACTGAAAGCTAATGAGAGGAATATTTTTGGTCACATGAAAGTCCAAAGAAACCTACAGAAAGTTGTTTAGAAAACAAATGAACTTTTGAATGTAGAAGAGGCATTTGG containing:
- the LOC104091320 gene encoding protein S40-1-like → MEELYGGYNNNRNRGKTQKDGDFQEEDVWAYMKETDFSCSSSSRRVKKSSNSTIESIAVPLQKSSTPVKINDKKSKRVSKDGSLVSSDGAVYYGNVDINEVDEEDDYGDGMVPPHEYIARRLARNQVASFSMMEGVGRTLKGRDLSKMRNAILTKTGFLE